The genomic window AACAAGATTTCCTGGTAGGTTTTGCAGACTCGTACCCAGGGCAAATTCACCAGCTCCGCCGACTCTATTCGTAGGCAGGCGTGGTGAAGTCCGGATCATCGTGCAGGGCCCAATAGGCGTCCATGAGGTCCTGTGTGATCGGTCCCGGAGTATCCTGTCCCAAGGACCGGCCATCGATTGTTCCAATCGGCATGATCCCGCCGGCCGTGCTGCTGATGAAGGCCTCATCCGCATCGCGCAGGCCTGCGGCGGGCAAGGGGGCTTCGACGATGTCCAGGCCGCGACTTGCAGCAAGCTCAAGGACCGTGCGTCGGGTTATCCCCTCCAGCATGCCACTGGCCGGAGTTGTCAGGCGTTTGCCCTGTATTGCAAAGATGTTGAACCCGGGACCTTCAATGACATTGCCTGATCCATCAACCAGAACGGTTGTTTCCGCGCCCTGGTCATAAGCCTCGAAAAGGCCGCGTACAAAATCGAGCCAATGATAGTTCTTGATGACCGGATTGACGGCCTTCGGGCTGATCCGCTCGGTGCCACTGATGGCTAGGCGCAGGCCGCGCGTGCGCTGTTCCTCATCGGCCAGCCAGATAAAGGGCACCGCAAAGGCATAGAACTGATTGCGACAGGTTCTGAGGTCACGCGAGCCAGGTGCCGGCAGACCGCGCGTACAGATCATTTCCACGTAAGCGTCCTGTAGGCCACTGCGCTGCACGCATTCCTTCAGGATCTCACGAATTCCGTCTCTGTCGTGGGGACAGGACAGCCGCAGGCCGGCCACACTGTCCTCGAAACGCTTGAGATGGTCTTCCAACCGAAAGAAACGGCCTTTCCAGAGATGGACGACGTCATAGGTAGCGTCGGAATGCAGGAAACCCCAGTCCTCGATAGGGATTCCAGCTTCTTCAATGGGTGTATACTTCCCCTGGATATAGGCAACACCGCTCATGTTCATTAAAACCTTTCTTAAGCTAGGTTCTTACCTTATTCGTTCGAGGATGCTGCTGTCATTCCCCCATCTCCATTCTCTCTAATAGAGGATTCACATGTCGGCACACCTGTCGTATGGGACAGTTGCTACAATCGAGGCCGTTCCCCTCGCGCATCCGCAGGACAAACGGAACCTAGAGTTCGTCACGCGTGCGAAGGAACGGCTTGCACAGCAGTCACCGGAAGAGTTCCGAGCCGCCATACCCTTCGATTTCAGAGACTTCATAGATGGTCTCATGCTCTACAATCGCGAGGGAGACGATTTCCATCTGCGCGTCGTGGGGAACAGTATTGGCATGATGTTGTCCGAGGAACCAACCGGCAAGACCATCAACCAGGTTTTTGCGCCTTGGCCAGACTTCTGCAAAACACTGCTGGGATGTGCGCAAAAGGTCATGGAGCAAGGCGTCGTTTCAGGCCTGCATGGAAGGTTGCACTACAGTGAGCGTACACCGCAAGCATTCGAAACTATTACCGTGCCGATCCCACCGGGCAAGACGACGCCTGCGCTCGCCCTGGCTCACATTTGTGTTGTCGAGGACAGGGGATGAGGTGCCGTTCTACGTTGTAGGAGCGTGTTTCGGTATCGTCTTACACGTCAGAAGTGAAAGCTGACCGGTGTTTTGCTTCAATTTCAGCAATTAAAAGCCTCTCCGGTCATGACCGGAGAGGCTTTCATCCGCTTGAGTTCGCAACTTTTCTGCTGCTGTCATCCACCTCAGCGCGGAACCTTATATCCTTGATATGGCGGGCTTTTACTTTGGAGAGGCAAATCTGGAGGTCTCCTCGTCAAAGTGGGTTTCTCATCCAGAATACCTGGAGGAGCAGTATGAACAGGCAGAAGGCTGCCAGAGCCACTGCGCCACCCAGTCTGTCTCGCAGATGAATGGGAAGAACCTGATGAAGGAGTGGGGCTGCAAGAAGCGCGAGCCCGGAAACAATGATAAAGACCGGCCAGGTGCTTGAGGTCAGCGTCAGGTAGATAACCCCGGCTATGGAAACCATGCCGGCGAGAGCAAGGCACAGGACGAGCAAATCCCCGGCACCGGCGGCAAGAGCTTTGGGGCGATTGATGCGCCGCCCCGAATAGGCAAGGTTCAATCCCAGCAGGCAGGAGGCCAGAACGGCACCTGCGCTGGATGACCAGACCAGAATGTGGGCGAACGTCATTTCATAGGGTTCCCTGATAATCCTCTGTTCCTGTGCTGTTTTTCCAGCATCGGCTTGATCGCCAAGCGACAGCTTGACCACCGCAGCGGCAAGCTTTAAGCATGTTACTAATATATCAAGCATCTATCAGTAAACAGCAATTCAAGAGGAGGCCTGTCGTGGCGACAGATAAAAAGAAGCGCAGCATTACGGAGATTCGGGAGGCCAAGAAGACCGGCGAGAAGATGGTCTACACCTCGGTGCCGGATTACACCTCGGCCCGCTGGGCGGAAATGGCCGGGGTCGATGTCTGTGTC from Fodinicurvata sediminis DSM 21159 includes these protein-coding regions:
- a CDS encoding aminotransferase class IV, which produces MNMSGVAYIQGKYTPIEEAGIPIEDWGFLHSDATYDVVHLWKGRFFRLEDHLKRFEDSVAGLRLSCPHDRDGIREILKECVQRSGLQDAYVEMICTRGLPAPGSRDLRTCRNQFYAFAVPFIWLADEEQRTRGLRLAISGTERISPKAVNPVIKNYHWLDFVRGLFEAYDQGAETTVLVDGSGNVIEGPGFNIFAIQGKRLTTPASGMLEGITRRTVLELAASRGLDIVEAPLPAAGLRDADEAFISSTAGGIMPIGTIDGRSLGQDTPGPITQDLMDAYWALHDDPDFTTPAYE